A genomic region of Cydia amplana chromosome 5, ilCydAmpl1.1, whole genome shotgun sequence contains the following coding sequences:
- the LOC134647883 gene encoding mRNA cap guanine-N7 methyltransferase — protein sequence MTSTVNDGAEHTARNDLKAHTGDGDNSENNGTAPPASLTQGEEHASVVAAHYNHLEEKGLKERFNSPIFYLRNFNNWVKSVLIQEYTDKIREKDYGRPLRVLDICCGKGGDLSKWQKARVERAVFADIAEVSVQQCQTRYEDLRRRCGRLFAAEFIAADCTKDTLRDKYRDPSISFDVVSCQFGLHYSFESLAQARRMLTNISECLKPDGYFFGTIPNAYEIVSRAQKSPDGAFGNKIYNIKLLFDPKEGYPLFGAKYDFHLEGVVDCPEFLVNFQLFVKLAAEYGLELVYSAGLAGFYKDHCEKYKTLLNRIMCFESYPAPPGKELIGEETDYKHAKEHWEQIEKKSERDRIGTMSQREWEAATIYMAFAFKKLKSTWDANGKPVYSKSSADQSKSK from the exons ATGACCAGTACAGTGAATGATGGTGCTGAACATACAGCTAGAAATGATTTGAAAGCTCATACCGGTGATGGTGATAACTCGGAAAACAATGGAACAGCGCCACCGGCTTCTCTTACTCAAGGCGAGGAGCATGCTTCAGTCGTGGCGGCACATTACAATCACCTCGAAGAGAAGGGACTGAAGGAAAGGTTTAACTCTCCTATATTTTACTTGAGAAATTTTAACAATTGGGTGAAAAGTGTTCTTATACAAGAATATACTGATAAAATACGGGAAAAAGATTATGGAAGACCATTAAGAGTTCTCGACATTTGCTGTGGAAAAGGCGGTGATTTAAGTAAATGGCAGAAAGCTAGAGTAGAACGTGCAGTGTTTGCAGACATTGCTGAGGTTTCAGTGCAACAGTGCCAGACGCGCTACGAAGACCTGCGGCGCCGCTGTGGGCGGCTCTTCGCCGCGGAGTTCATTGCTGCAGACTGCACCAAGGATACTTTGAGGGACAAGTACCGTGACCCATCAATCAGTTTTGATGTTGTCAGCTGTCAATTTGGACTGCATTATAGTTTTGAGAGTTTAGCTCAAGCTCGTAGAATGTTGACCAACATATCTGAGTGCTTGAAACCTGATGGGTATTTTTTTGGAACTATTCCTAATGCTTATGAAATAGTGTCACGAGCACAGAAATCACCTGATGGAGCTTTTGGAAACAAAATCTACAACATTAAACTGCTTTTTGACCCGAAGGAAGGTTATCCATTATTTGGAGCCAAATATGACTTCCATTTGGAAGGAGTAGTAGACTGTCCCGAGTTTCTGGTCAATTTTCAATTGTTTGTTAAACTTGCCGCAGAGTATGGCTTAGAACTTGTTTACAGTGCTGGGCTTGCAGGCTTTTATAAAGACCATTGTGAAAAATACAAAACACTGTTGAACAGAATCATGTGTTTTGAAAGTTATCCTGCACCACCCGGCAAGGAGCTTATAGGGGAAGAGACTGATTATAAACATGCTAAAGAACATTGGGAACAAATAGAGAAGAAGTCTGAGAGAGATAGGATTGGGACTATGAGCCAGAGGGAGTGGGAAGCTGCAA CTATCTACATGGCGTTTGCATTCAAAAAACTGAAGAGTACTTGGGACGCCAATGGAAAACCAGTGTATAGCAAAAGTTCAGCAGATCAATCAAAAAGTAAATGA